In Hypanus sabinus isolate sHypSab1 chromosome 17, sHypSab1.hap1, whole genome shotgun sequence, the following proteins share a genomic window:
- the ldhd gene encoding probable D-lactate dehydrogenase, mitochondrial isoform X4 has protein sequence MALHSRFLVRSAIQRLASRLLLKGGVCFNLTKMNKILELNTVDFDVTVEPGVYRKTLNNYLRDYGLWFPVDPGADASLCGMAATRASGTNAVKYGTMKENVINLEVVLADGKILYTAGPKRRFRKSAAGYNLTNLFVGSEGTLGIITKAILRLHGMPESILSAVCTFPTVQAAVDCTVQILQYGIPIARIEFLDDVMMDMCNKHSNLNYAVSSTLFLEFHGTEKSLVEQIEATAEIVKGNKGSDYIWAKNQEARDKLWHARHNAFYAVRAFCPGSLIYSTDVCVPLSKLSEIIVATKDDLIESKLTGSIVGHIGDGNFHCLLSIDPEDKDEKRRMKEFVDRLGRRALALHGTCTGEHGIGLGKQQLLTEEIGAVGMQVMREIKAVLDPKHIMNPGKILQSI, from the exons GGGGGCGTGTGCTTTAACCTCACAAAGATGAATAAAATCTTGGAGTTAAATACAGTTGACTTTGATGTCACAGTGGAGCCTGGAGTTTACAGAAAAACCCTGAATAATTACCTTCGCGACTATGGTCTGTGGTTTCCAGTTG ATCCCGGGGCAGATGCCTCCCTGTGCGGAATGGCTGCCACTAGAGCCTCGGGTACTAATGCAGTGAAGTATGGCACAATGAAGGAGAACGTGATAAACTTGGAGGTAGTGCTGGCAGATGGCAAGATTCTGTACACAGCAGGACCAAAAAGGAGGTTCAG GAAGAGCGCCGCTGGTTACAATCTGACAAATCTCTTCGTTGGGTCAGAAGGAACGCTGGGAATAATCACCAAGGCGATTCTGCGTCTCCATGGAATGCCGGAAAGCATTCTATCTGCAGTCTGTACGTTCCCAACAGTGCAAGCAGCTGTGGATTGCACGGTGCAAATACTGCAGTATGGCATCCCTATAGCACGGATAG AGTTCCTGGACGATGTGATGATGGACATGTGTAACAAGCACAGCAACCTGAATTACGCAGTATCTTCAACATTATTCCTGGAGTTCCATGGCACAGAGAAAAGCTTGGTGGAGCAGATTGAGGCAACAG CTGAAATAGTGAAGGGCAACAAGGGCTCTGATTACATTTGGGCGAAAAACCAAGAAGCCCGGGATAAACTATGGCATGCACGGCACAACGCATTTTACGCTGTTCGTGCCTTCTGCCCTGGCTCTCTG ATTTATTCCACAGATGTGTGTGTTCCACTCTCAAAGCTATCAGAAATCATTGTGGCAACTAAAGACGACTTGATAGAGTCAAAGCTTACAG GATCTATAGTAGGCCACATAGGAGATGGCAACTTCCACTGCTTGCTGTCGATAGACCCAGAGGACAAGGATGAGAAGAGAAGGATGAAAGAGTTTGTTGACAGATTGGGCAG GAGAGCCCTGGCTTTGCATGGCACCTGTACTGGAGAACACGGTATAGGCCTGGGTAAACAGCAACTCCTTACAGAAGAAATTGGTGCTGTTGGTATGCAGGTGATGAGAGAAATTAAGGCAGTGTTGGATCCAAAACACATTATGAATCCTGGCAAAATCCTACAGAGCATTTGA